The proteins below come from a single Trueperaceae bacterium genomic window:
- a CDS encoding head-tail connector protein: MAWPPTLDQLKRDMKIEDDRDDERLQQCLDAAVAYVERVRKGDFNFTTDPESELPEPTADLILGTLRLAGRWHIRRRSPDALVDMGELGLSRIATTDPDIERLLRIGRFQKARVG, translated from the coding sequence ATGGCTTGGCCGCCCACGCTCGACCAGCTCAAGCGGGATATGAAGATCGAGGATGACCGCGACGACGAACGTCTGCAGCAATGCCTCGACGCCGCCGTGGCGTACGTTGAGCGCGTCCGCAAGGGCGACTTCAACTTCACCACGGACCCCGAGTCGGAGCTGCCGGAGCCGACCGCGGATCTGATCCTCGGCACGCTGCGTCTGGCCGGACGCTGGCACATCCGTCGCCGGTCCCCCGATGCGCTGGTCGACATGGGCGAGCTGGGGCTGTCCCGCATCGCCACAACGGACCCGGACATTGAGCGGTTGCTGCGCATCGGCCGGTTCCAGAAGGCGAGGGTCGGCTGA